A window of the Branchiibius hedensis genome harbors these coding sequences:
- a CDS encoding LCP family protein — protein MTLGTDVDASEAPSPARRRKPAGKLKVALLTLASMLAVLVLAAGGFALYLNHLLDSNIKHSAMLPVGEQPTKDPGAGDAQNILLLGSDSRDREIGAGSRSDVIQLLHVNNDRSRIDIIHFPRDMYVEIPGHGKNKINAAYSYGGAPLLVQTMENMLNLRIDHVAQIDFQGFADLTDTLGGVRLYVPQGFDEAGFGSWTKGWHDMNGEQALGFVRERHQLTQGDLDRGRNQQAWIKAVLTKTLSAGTLLNPIKLTDAINDVTKYTTVDESFDSATIRSLALSLRDIRGDDLHFKTAPISGFQTIDGQDVDIVDSTLLSQLGKALVTDQMSTYTEGTNVPNPGA, from the coding sequence ATGACGCTCGGGACGGATGTCGACGCCTCGGAGGCGCCGTCTCCCGCGAGGCGTCGCAAACCGGCCGGCAAGCTGAAGGTTGCGCTGCTGACACTGGCCTCGATGCTGGCGGTTCTGGTCCTCGCCGCGGGCGGTTTCGCGCTCTACCTGAACCATCTGCTCGACAGCAACATCAAGCACAGCGCGATGTTGCCCGTCGGTGAGCAGCCGACCAAGGACCCCGGCGCCGGAGACGCGCAGAACATCCTGCTGCTGGGTTCGGACTCCCGCGATCGGGAGATCGGCGCCGGCTCCCGCTCCGACGTCATCCAACTGCTGCACGTCAACAACGATCGTTCCCGGATCGACATCATCCATTTCCCGCGGGACATGTACGTCGAGATTCCCGGGCACGGCAAGAACAAGATCAACGCGGCCTACTCCTACGGCGGTGCACCGTTGCTGGTGCAAACCATGGAGAACATGCTGAACCTGCGGATCGACCATGTCGCACAGATCGACTTCCAGGGCTTCGCGGACTTGACCGACACCCTCGGCGGGGTCCGTCTCTACGTCCCGCAAGGGTTCGACGAGGCCGGGTTCGGTAGCTGGACCAAAGGCTGGCACGACATGAACGGCGAGCAGGCGCTGGGATTCGTACGGGAGCGCCACCAACTGACCCAGGGTGACCTGGATCGCGGTCGTAACCAGCAGGCGTGGATCAAGGCGGTCCTGACCAAAACCCTGAGCGCCGGAACCTTGTTGAACCCGATCAAGTTGACCGACGCCATCAACGACGTCACCAAGTACACGACGGTCGACGAATCCTTCGATTCCGCCACGATCCGCTCGCTGGCGCTCAGCCTGCGGGACATCCGCGGCGACGATCTGCACTTCAAGACCGCTCCGATCAGCGGTTTCCAGACCATCGATGGCCAGGACGTCGACATCGTCGACAGCACCCTGCTTTCCCAACTGGGCAAAGCGCTGGTCACCGATCAGATGTCCACCTATACCGAGGGCACGAATGTGCCGAACCCTGGTGCCTGA
- a CDS encoding FABP family protein — translation MPFELDLDLPRELAPLAWLIGRWEGAGVLGYPTIESANFGQEIECFHDGRPFLEWHSHTWLLDESGEKVKPLATELGFWRPLPDGEVEFLLAHPMGIVEMYYGKTETAKVQLQTDGVLRSPHAKEYSAATRMYGYVNSNLLWVMEMAAVGQSMQSHVSAELKRVG, via the coding sequence ATGCCTTTTGAACTCGACCTGGACCTGCCCCGCGAACTCGCGCCCCTGGCGTGGTTGATCGGCCGATGGGAGGGCGCCGGCGTCCTGGGCTACCCCACGATCGAATCGGCCAACTTCGGCCAGGAGATCGAGTGCTTCCACGACGGTCGACCGTTCCTGGAGTGGCACTCGCACACCTGGCTGCTGGATGAGTCCGGCGAGAAAGTGAAGCCGCTGGCTACGGAGCTCGGCTTCTGGCGCCCGCTGCCGGACGGTGAGGTCGAGTTCCTCCTCGCGCACCCGATGGGCATCGTCGAGATGTACTACGGCAAGACCGAGACCGCGAAGGTGCAGTTGCAGACCGACGGCGTTCTGCGCAGCCCGCACGCCAAGGAGTACTCAGCGGCGACCCGGATGTACGGCTACGTCAACTCCAACCTGCTGTGGGTGATGGAAATGGCGGCCGTCGGTCAGTCGATGCAAAGCCACGTGTCCGCGGAGTTGAAGCGGGTCGGCTGA
- a CDS encoding MoaD/ThiS family protein, which produces MSDTTPTGQLTVRFWAAAQEAAGTHTETYAAASVRDIVTDASGRHPALIAVLPRCSLLLDGVRVGDLDTQVLGGQVLEVLPPFAGG; this is translated from the coding sequence ATGTCGGACACGACCCCCACGGGACAGCTGACGGTGCGGTTCTGGGCAGCCGCCCAGGAGGCCGCCGGGACACACACCGAAACGTACGCCGCGGCGAGCGTCCGCGACATCGTCACCGACGCATCGGGGCGGCATCCGGCGTTAATTGCGGTCTTGCCGCGCTGCAGCCTGCTGCTGGACGGGGTCCGGGTCGGCGACCTGGACACGCAGGTGCTTGGTGGGCAGGTGCTCGAGGTGCTCCCGCCATTTGCCGGCGGGTGA
- a CDS encoding response regulator transcription factor, producing MARLLMLTEARGSSVEVLPALGLLGHRVRILPPEPQALIDPPECDIVLLDARRDLAGARGLCRLLRSTGTSAPLLAVFTEGGLAALTHEWQIDDVLLDSAGPAEVEARIRLALTRSAPEEQEQGGPITAGDLIIDEDAYSARIRGRSLDLTYKEFELIKHLAQHPGRVFTRAQLLQEVWGYDYFGGTRTVDVHIRRLRAKLGVEHESLIGTVRNVGYRFVGVQELRAAAESTTA from the coding sequence ATGGCACGGCTGTTGATGCTCACCGAGGCGCGAGGCTCTAGCGTCGAAGTGCTGCCTGCCCTCGGACTGCTCGGTCACCGGGTCCGAATCCTGCCTCCTGAGCCGCAGGCCCTCATCGACCCGCCGGAGTGCGACATCGTCCTGCTGGACGCCCGACGCGACCTCGCCGGCGCTCGTGGACTGTGCCGGCTGCTGCGCAGCACGGGCACGTCCGCTCCGCTGCTGGCCGTCTTCACCGAGGGTGGTCTGGCGGCGCTGACCCACGAGTGGCAGATCGACGACGTGCTGCTGGATTCCGCCGGCCCCGCCGAGGTCGAGGCCCGCATCCGGTTGGCCCTGACCCGCTCGGCGCCCGAGGAGCAGGAGCAGGGCGGTCCGATCACCGCCGGCGACCTGATCATCGACGAGGACGCCTACTCAGCTCGCATCCGGGGCCGCTCGCTGGATCTGACCTACAAGGAGTTCGAGCTCATCAAGCACCTCGCACAGCACCCGGGGCGGGTCTTCACCCGCGCCCAGTTGCTGCAGGAGGTCTGGGGCTATGACTACTTCGGCGGTACCCGCACGGTCGATGTCCACATCCGCCGGTTGCGCGCCAAACTCGGCGTGGAGCACGAGTCGCTGATCGGTACCGTGCGCAACGTGGGCTACCGCTTTGTGGGCGTGCAGGAGTTGCGCGCGGCAGCGGAGTCCACGACCGCCTGA
- a CDS encoding DUF805 domain-containing protein, with translation MSFSQAIRTVFSKYFTLSGRAGKAEFWWFVLLWFVVDAVLSFLRSRDDGALLTTILGLVAIFLIIPFITVTVRRLHDTGRSGWWWWLHFIPLIGTIVLVIFCVGESQGPNKYGPGPEPAIAA, from the coding sequence ATGTCATTCTCGCAAGCGATTCGTACCGTCTTCAGCAAGTACTTCACGTTGTCCGGGCGCGCCGGCAAGGCCGAGTTCTGGTGGTTCGTCCTGCTGTGGTTCGTGGTGGACGCAGTCCTGAGCTTCCTGCGGAGCAGGGATGACGGGGCGCTGCTGACCACGATCTTGGGGTTGGTCGCCATCTTCCTGATCATCCCGTTCATCACCGTCACCGTGCGCCGTCTGCACGACACGGGCCGCAGCGGCTGGTGGTGGTGGCTGCACTTCATCCCGTTGATCGGCACGATCGTGCTGGTCATCTTCTGTGTCGGCGAGAGCCAGGGGCCCAACAAGTACGGCCCGGGGCCTGAGCCGGCGATCGCTGCCTGA
- the mshD gene encoding mycothiol synthase gives MPINTDTVSAIRALADRADRADGVAPFSEATRLALPQAEPDQAPDGTPIAHLTFDPTEHLLAAGIVLPDGSTELVVDPQHRRNGLGAELLTRILDQRPDAHVWAHGDLPGSEQLASGAGLRRVRTLLELARPVDAEPRLVDPAVPQGFTLTTFDQGRDAEDWLALNATAFVNHPEQGRMTMADLQQRIAEPWFDPAGLLLLRDDEGRLAASHWTKIEPADLGEGEVYVVAVDPAYQGHGLGRFITAAGLAHLRSKGVHRITLYVEGDNEPALATYRGLGFAPAAVDGQYAR, from the coding sequence ATGCCGATCAACACCGACACCGTGTCCGCCATCCGCGCCCTGGCCGATCGCGCGGACCGTGCCGACGGCGTAGCCCCGTTCTCGGAGGCGACCCGACTGGCGTTGCCCCAGGCAGAGCCCGACCAAGCTCCCGACGGTACGCCGATCGCGCACCTGACCTTCGACCCCACCGAGCATCTGCTCGCCGCTGGGATCGTGCTCCCGGACGGCAGCACCGAACTGGTCGTGGACCCGCAGCACCGCCGCAACGGCCTCGGCGCGGAGTTGCTGACGCGCATCCTCGACCAGCGTCCCGACGCACACGTCTGGGCGCACGGCGATCTGCCGGGATCCGAGCAACTGGCCAGCGGCGCCGGGCTGCGCCGGGTCCGCACCCTGTTGGAGTTGGCGCGGCCGGTCGATGCTGAACCAAGACTCGTGGATCCAGCTGTGCCGCAGGGCTTTACGTTGACAACCTTCGATCAGGGCCGCGACGCCGAGGATTGGCTGGCGTTGAACGCGACGGCCTTCGTCAACCACCCGGAGCAAGGCCGGATGACGATGGCCGATCTGCAGCAGCGCATCGCCGAGCCGTGGTTCGACCCGGCCGGCCTGCTGCTGTTGCGCGACGACGAGGGTCGCCTGGCCGCATCCCACTGGACGAAGATCGAACCTGCCGACCTGGGTGAAGGTGAGGTCTACGTGGTGGCCGTCGACCCGGCGTACCAGGGTCATGGTCTTGGCCGGTTCATCACCGCCGCGGGGCTGGCCCACTTGCGCAGCAAGGGCGTTCATCGCATCACGCTCTACGTCGAGGGCGACAACGAACCGGCGCTGGCGACCTATCGCGGGCTCGGCTTCGCCCCCGCAGCGGTCGATGGGCAATACGCCCGCTGA
- a CDS encoding RNA degradosome polyphosphate kinase → MSSEPSASEASLTRLSQRVQHRARGANGRFIRVAAPVVHPGDNDLPDDRFLDREISWLQFNERVLQLAQDPGVPLLERARFLAIFASNLDEFFMVRVAGLKRRIATGLAVRSASGLEPREVLDEISRAAHQLMDAHAAVFQVHIRPALADEGVRILRPDELTETDRQHLATLFRQQIYPVLTPLAVDPAHPFPYISGLSLNLAVILINPKTEREHFARVKVPPLLPRLLRLPTADGDDDLYDARFVTLEDVIAEHLQFLFPGMEVREHFTFRVTRNEDLEVEEDDAENLLTALEKELTRRRFGPPVRLEVADDIDDHVLDLLVRELAVHEGEVYRLPEPLDLTGLNVVADLNRSELRWPPFVAMTHPDLAPVERSSQPDVLAAIRRGDVLLHHPYDSFSTSVQAFLEQAAADPQVLAIKQTLYRTSGDSPIIDALIDAADAGKQVLAVVEIKARFDEENNISWARKLERAGVHVVYGIVGLKTHAKLSMVVRQEGDTLRRYCHVGTGNYNPKTARLYEDLGLLTCDPEVGEDLSRLFNQLSGMAPRSKFKRLLVAPRSMRTGLVEQIERVIAAKRDGKQVRIQFKINSLVDEQIIDGLYRASQAGVPVDIFVRGICAIRPGVPGLSDTIRVRSVLGRFLEHSRIFRFAVEGEQDVTFIGSADMMHRNLDRRVEALVRISSPRHLSELAGLINTGMSDATSSWHLGGDGLWERHNLAPDGHPLADLQAGLIEEYSKRRRRARRR, encoded by the coding sequence ATGTCGAGCGAACCGTCTGCCAGCGAAGCGTCCCTGACCCGGCTCTCGCAGCGGGTGCAGCATCGTGCGCGCGGGGCCAACGGCCGGTTCATCCGGGTGGCAGCACCCGTGGTCCACCCCGGCGACAACGACTTACCGGATGACCGGTTCCTGGACCGGGAGATCTCCTGGCTGCAGTTCAACGAGCGCGTCCTGCAACTGGCCCAGGACCCGGGCGTTCCGCTGCTTGAGCGCGCCCGGTTCCTGGCGATCTTCGCCAGCAACCTCGATGAGTTCTTCATGGTGCGCGTCGCGGGCCTGAAACGCCGGATCGCCACTGGGCTGGCCGTGCGCTCCGCCTCGGGTCTCGAACCCCGCGAGGTCCTCGATGAGATCTCCCGGGCCGCCCACCAGTTGATGGACGCCCACGCCGCCGTCTTCCAGGTGCACATCCGTCCGGCCCTGGCCGACGAGGGTGTGCGGATCCTGCGGCCGGACGAGTTGACCGAGACCGACCGCCAGCACCTGGCCACGTTGTTCCGCCAGCAGATCTATCCGGTGCTGACCCCGCTGGCGGTGGACCCGGCGCACCCCTTCCCCTACATCTCGGGCTTGTCGCTGAATCTCGCGGTCATCCTGATCAACCCCAAGACCGAGCGGGAGCACTTCGCCCGGGTCAAGGTGCCGCCGCTGTTGCCGCGGTTGCTCCGTCTGCCGACCGCCGACGGCGACGATGACCTGTACGACGCCCGCTTCGTCACCCTCGAGGACGTCATCGCCGAGCACCTGCAGTTCCTCTTCCCCGGGATGGAGGTGCGCGAGCATTTCACCTTCCGGGTGACCCGCAACGAGGACCTCGAGGTCGAGGAGGACGACGCCGAGAACCTCCTGACCGCACTGGAGAAGGAACTCACCCGCCGCCGCTTCGGGCCGCCGGTCCGGCTCGAGGTCGCCGACGACATCGACGACCACGTCCTGGACCTGCTGGTGCGCGAACTGGCAGTGCACGAGGGCGAGGTCTACCGACTGCCCGAGCCACTGGACTTGACCGGCCTCAACGTCGTCGCCGATCTGAACCGCAGCGAATTGCGCTGGCCGCCGTTCGTGGCGATGACGCATCCGGACCTCGCGCCGGTGGAGCGGTCCAGCCAGCCCGACGTCCTGGCCGCGATCCGCCGGGGCGACGTGCTGTTGCACCACCCCTACGACTCGTTCTCCACCTCGGTCCAGGCGTTCCTGGAGCAAGCTGCCGCGGACCCGCAGGTGCTGGCGATCAAGCAGACGCTCTACCGCACCAGCGGCGACTCCCCGATCATCGACGCCCTCATCGACGCCGCCGACGCCGGCAAGCAGGTCCTGGCCGTCGTCGAGATCAAGGCCCGCTTCGATGAGGAGAACAACATCTCCTGGGCCCGCAAACTGGAACGGGCCGGCGTCCACGTCGTCTACGGGATCGTCGGTCTGAAGACGCACGCGAAACTGTCGATGGTGGTGCGCCAGGAAGGCGACACGCTGCGCCGCTACTGCCACGTCGGCACCGGCAACTACAACCCGAAAACCGCTCGCCTGTATGAGGATCTGGGCCTCCTGACCTGCGATCCCGAGGTCGGCGAGGATCTGTCGCGGCTCTTCAACCAGTTGTCCGGGATGGCTCCGCGCAGCAAGTTCAAACGGTTGCTGGTCGCGCCCCGGTCGATGCGCACCGGGCTGGTCGAGCAGATCGAGCGGGTCATCGCGGCCAAACGCGACGGCAAGCAGGTGCGGATCCAGTTCAAGATCAACTCACTGGTCGACGAGCAGATCATCGACGGCCTCTACCGCGCTTCGCAGGCCGGAGTTCCGGTCGACATCTTCGTCCGCGGCATTTGCGCGATCCGCCCCGGCGTCCCCGGGCTGTCCGACACGATCCGGGTCCGCTCGGTCCTCGGCCGGTTCCTCGAGCACTCCCGGATCTTCCGGTTCGCCGTCGAAGGCGAGCAGGACGTCACCTTCATCGGCAGCGCGGACATGATGCACCGCAACCTGGACCGCCGCGTCGAGGCGCTGGTGCGGATCAGCTCCCCCCGGCACCTGAGCGAGTTGGCCGGGCTGATCAACACCGGCATGTCCGATGCCACCTCCTCCTGGCACCTGGGCGGCGACGGTCTGTGGGAGCGCCACAACCTCGCCCCCGACGGACATCCCCTCGCCGACCTGCAGGCCGGGCTGATCGAGGAGTACAGCAAACGCCGCCGCCGGGCCCGCCGCCGGTGA
- a CDS encoding NUDIX hydrolase — protein sequence MTALTDRPRIVAAAGTLLWRRSDHAAGIEVALVHRERYDDWSWPKGKLDPGEGWVEAAARETFEETGLRPRLGVPLPKSVYSMPRGGVKEVRYWAAQSVAGKGRLTHEVDEVAWLSPRAARERLSYERDARQLQALLEADGRGELETWPFVVVRHGESVGRKHWDGRDLDRPLDSEGRDQAKRLVGVLSAYAVPRVISSPAKRCMSTIRPYAGHEHLVIERRKRLSEEGFEDHPDRAAATTTHLLDRGTTVAVCTHRPVLPTILEVLADRARPDSTAQRTLRELATDVAADAMDKGEALICQVAGAGAAAVVVSVERNRPVRST from the coding sequence GTGACCGCTCTGACCGACCGCCCGCGCATCGTCGCCGCTGCCGGCACTCTGCTGTGGCGCCGGTCCGACCATGCCGCCGGCATCGAGGTCGCCCTGGTCCACCGGGAGCGGTACGACGACTGGTCCTGGCCCAAGGGCAAACTCGACCCTGGCGAGGGCTGGGTCGAGGCGGCCGCCCGGGAGACCTTCGAGGAGACCGGGCTGCGACCGCGTCTGGGCGTACCTCTACCGAAATCGGTCTACTCGATGCCTCGCGGCGGGGTCAAAGAGGTCCGCTACTGGGCCGCCCAGTCCGTAGCCGGCAAGGGCCGACTGACCCACGAAGTCGACGAGGTCGCCTGGCTGTCCCCGCGCGCCGCCCGCGAGCGTCTGTCCTACGAACGCGATGCCCGGCAGTTGCAGGCGCTGTTGGAAGCCGACGGCCGAGGTGAGTTGGAGACCTGGCCCTTTGTCGTCGTACGTCATGGGGAGTCGGTGGGCCGCAAACACTGGGACGGGCGCGACCTCGATCGCCCCCTGGACAGTGAGGGGCGCGACCAGGCCAAACGGTTGGTCGGGGTCTTATCGGCGTACGCCGTGCCCCGGGTGATCAGTTCGCCCGCCAAACGCTGCATGAGCACGATCCGCCCGTACGCCGGCCACGAGCACCTCGTGATCGAACGGCGAAAGCGCTTGTCCGAAGAAGGTTTCGAGGACCATCCAGACCGCGCGGCCGCTACGACAACACATCTGCTCGATCGTGGGACCACCGTCGCCGTGTGCACCCACCGCCCGGTTCTGCCCACGATCCTGGAGGTGCTGGCCGACCGTGCGCGGCCCGACTCGACGGCCCAGCGCACACTGCGTGAGTTGGCCACTGATGTCGCCGCCGACGCCATGGACAAGGGTGAGGCGCTCATCTGCCAGGTCGCCGGAGCCGGTGCGGCGGCCGTGGTCGTGTCGGTCGAGCGGAACCGCCCGGTCCGCAGCACTTGA
- the pstS gene encoding phosphate ABC transporter substrate-binding protein PstS produces MNITRIGRAGSAAVVAALALAACGSASNDNNTSAAPGGSSTTGGASDCFTGNLKGEGSTAQGNAIDQAIADFGQKCSGAKVSYNGTGSGAGVTAFIAKNADFAGSDSALNSDKGEPDKAKAACGSEAWNLPMVTGPIAVAFNVKGIDKLNLTASTIAKIFSGAITKWNDPEIAKENSGVSLPDTAISVFFRSDSSGTTDNFTKYLNTAAKADWPAEHAKSWTGKVGQGKARSAGVGQAVASTDGGIGYIEWSYAVTNNLKMAAVDNGAGPVELTADSAGKAVAAATVAGTGNDLKLKLDYATKEAGAYPIILVTYEIVCSKYPNADTGKAVKSFLTYMASNDFQSTLTKVGSAPLPTDIQSKVQTAVAAIS; encoded by the coding sequence TTGAACATCACCCGCATCGGTCGCGCCGGGAGCGCCGCCGTCGTCGCCGCCCTGGCCCTGGCCGCCTGTGGCAGCGCGAGCAACGACAACAACACCAGCGCAGCCCCTGGCGGCAGCAGCACCACCGGTGGTGCCAGTGACTGCTTCACCGGCAACCTGAAGGGCGAAGGTTCGACCGCTCAGGGCAACGCCATCGACCAGGCGATCGCCGACTTTGGCCAGAAGTGCTCCGGCGCCAAGGTCTCCTACAACGGCACCGGCTCCGGTGCTGGCGTGACCGCCTTCATCGCCAAGAACGCCGACTTCGCCGGCTCCGACTCCGCGCTGAACTCTGACAAGGGTGAGCCGGACAAGGCCAAGGCCGCCTGCGGCTCCGAGGCCTGGAACCTGCCGATGGTCACGGGCCCGATCGCCGTCGCCTTCAACGTCAAGGGCATCGACAAGCTGAACCTGACCGCCAGCACGATCGCCAAGATCTTCAGCGGTGCGATCACCAAGTGGAACGACCCGGAGATCGCCAAGGAGAACTCCGGCGTGAGCCTGCCCGACACCGCGATCAGCGTGTTCTTCCGCTCGGACTCCTCCGGCACCACGGACAACTTCACCAAGTACCTCAACACCGCGGCCAAGGCCGACTGGCCGGCCGAGCACGCCAAGTCCTGGACCGGCAAGGTCGGTCAGGGTAAGGCCAGGAGCGCCGGTGTCGGTCAGGCCGTTGCGTCCACCGACGGTGGCATCGGCTACATCGAGTGGTCCTACGCGGTCACCAACAACCTGAAGATGGCTGCTGTCGACAACGGCGCCGGCCCGGTCGAGCTGACCGCTGACTCCGCGGGCAAGGCCGTCGCGGCCGCCACCGTCGCGGGCACCGGCAACGACCTGAAGCTGAAGCTGGACTACGCCACCAAGGAAGCCGGGGCCTACCCGATCATCCTGGTGACCTACGAGATCGTCTGCTCCAAGTACCCCAACGCCGACACCGGCAAGGCGGTCAAGTCCTTCCTGACCTACATGGCCAGCAACGACTTCCAGAGCACGCTGACCAAGGTTGGCTCGGCGCCGTTGCCGACCGACATCCAGAGCAAGGTCCAGACCGCGGTCGCCGCGATCTCCTGA
- the pstC gene encoding phosphate ABC transporter permease subunit PstC, with the protein MSSITGHSIIDEAPEPGGRGPLEGDNASTGRVGDKVFAFLSTGAGVVVIALVLAIGLFLLWQAIPALLKNNANFLTSSDWVTSPPGSMSFGIASLLWTTVATSVVALVIAVPFSIAVALFLTHYAPKWLSRPGAALIDLLAAVPSIVYGLWGLLIVAPWSEPFQNFLADKLGWIPIFAPVTGVSGGTTIFLVGIVLAIMILPIITAVSREVFAQTPTTHIEGALALGATKWEMIRTAVLPFGKPGVISASMLGLGRALGETIAVLYIVSSLPVGAKWTASLFNGGETFASKIANDVSEFGTPLQTGAYIAAGLVLFILTFLVNAIARIIIERRKAFSE; encoded by the coding sequence ATGAGTTCGATCACTGGTCATTCGATCATCGACGAAGCCCCCGAGCCCGGAGGTCGCGGGCCGCTTGAGGGCGACAACGCCTCGACCGGGCGGGTCGGCGACAAGGTTTTCGCCTTCTTGTCCACCGGCGCTGGCGTCGTCGTCATTGCGCTGGTCCTGGCGATCGGACTCTTCCTGCTATGGCAGGCGATCCCGGCGCTGCTGAAGAACAACGCCAACTTCCTGACGTCCAGCGACTGGGTGACCTCGCCGCCCGGCAGCATGAGCTTCGGTATTGCCTCGCTGCTGTGGACCACGGTGGCGACGTCGGTCGTGGCTCTGGTCATCGCCGTACCGTTCTCGATCGCGGTCGCGCTCTTCCTGACCCACTACGCACCCAAGTGGCTCTCCCGCCCCGGTGCGGCGCTGATCGACCTGCTGGCCGCCGTACCCTCAATCGTCTACGGCTTGTGGGGCTTGCTGATCGTCGCGCCCTGGTCCGAGCCGTTCCAGAACTTCCTGGCCGACAAGCTCGGCTGGATCCCCATCTTCGCGCCCGTCACGGGTGTCTCGGGCGGCACCACGATCTTCCTGGTCGGCATCGTGCTGGCCATCATGATCCTGCCGATCATCACGGCCGTCTCGCGTGAGGTCTTCGCGCAGACGCCGACCACCCACATCGAAGGCGCGCTCGCGCTCGGCGCCACCAAATGGGAGATGATCCGCACCGCGGTCCTGCCGTTCGGTAAGCCCGGTGTGATCAGCGCTTCGATGCTCGGCCTGGGTCGCGCCCTCGGTGAGACGATCGCCGTGCTCTACATCGTCTCCTCGCTGCCGGTCGGCGCGAAGTGGACTGCGTCGCTGTTCAACGGCGGTGAGACCTTCGCCTCCAAGATCGCCAACGACGTCTCCGAGTTCGGTACGCCGCTGCAGACTGGCGCCTATATCGCCGCTGGTCTGGTGCTGTTCATCCTGACCTTCCTGGTCAACGCGATTGCCCGGATCATCATCGAGCGCCGGAAGGCCTTCAGCGAATGA
- the pstA gene encoding phosphate ABC transporter permease PstA, which yields MAAISSDAVRPKPAIDLSPKSGSRAVKNVIATSLMWGAFLLALVPLVWILWVVLSRGLHVILSPTWWIKDQSGAGAPAFDTNVRGARHAIAGTLIMSGVTAVIAIPIAVMTAIYLVEYGRGKLARVVSFMVDILSGVPSIVAALFLYAVWVTTFGLSLLPIVASLALVLLMIPVVTRSTEEMLKLVPNELREASYALGVPKWKTISRIVLPTSLSGIITGALLGLARVMGETAPLLLLAAYTQYLNQNPFSGSMAALPTMINSQLSNINVPIAADRVWGAACTLIVLVLAINLLGRFIGRFAKVKN from the coding sequence ATGGCTGCCATTTCCTCGGACGCAGTCCGACCGAAGCCCGCAATCGATCTCAGCCCGAAGTCCGGTAGTCGTGCGGTCAAGAACGTCATCGCCACCAGCCTGATGTGGGGCGCTTTCCTGCTCGCGCTGGTGCCGCTGGTCTGGATCCTGTGGGTCGTGTTGTCCCGCGGTCTGCACGTGATCCTCAGCCCGACCTGGTGGATCAAGGACCAGTCCGGCGCCGGCGCACCCGCCTTCGACACCAACGTCCGTGGCGCCCGCCACGCGATCGCCGGCACCCTGATCATGTCGGGTGTGACTGCGGTGATCGCCATCCCGATCGCGGTGATGACCGCGATCTACCTGGTCGAGTACGGCCGCGGCAAGTTGGCCCGCGTCGTCAGCTTCATGGTCGACATCCTCTCCGGTGTGCCCTCCATCGTGGCCGCCCTGTTCCTCTACGCGGTGTGGGTGACGACGTTCGGTCTGTCGTTGCTGCCCATCGTGGCCTCGCTGGCCCTGGTGCTGTTGATGATCCCGGTCGTCACCCGCTCCACGGAGGAGATGCTCAAGCTGGTGCCCAACGAGTTGCGCGAAGCGTCCTACGCGCTCGGCGTACCCAAGTGGAAGACGATCTCCCGGATCGTGCTGCCCACCTCGCTGTCCGGCATTATCACCGGCGCACTGCTCGGCCTGGCCCGCGTCATGGGTGAGACCGCCCCCTTGCTGCTCCTCGCGGCGTACACGCAGTATCTGAACCAGAACCCGTTCAGCGGATCGATGGCTGCGCTGCCGACGATGATCAACTCCCAGCTGTCCAACATCAACGTGCCCATCGCCGCCGACCGTGTGTGGGGTGCCGCGTGCACCCTGATCGTGCTGGTGCTGGCCATCAACCTCCTCGGCCGCTTCATCGGCCGGTTCGCCAAAGTCAAGAACTAA